A single window of Sphaerodactylus townsendi isolate TG3544 linkage group LG05, MPM_Stown_v2.3, whole genome shotgun sequence DNA harbors:
- the LOC125433565 gene encoding potassium voltage-gated channel subfamily V member 2-like: MRQATKRRLSLSANMKIGDICKGCQDPDKEEVYIPFAQEHLVKRWGSLTNLADQKQEGINIPPRRNRFVLNLNVGGKCFQVACKMAAKYPKTRIGQLALSKDHTKKMELCDDYSVLKNEYFFDRDPLMFHYVFHFYRSGVMWVLEEFCPSNFVDEIEYWGIHIKYTQRCCRILFEEKQDELADYLKIQRELEAELEPLRKGEHFDGKCMGKFRKAVWNLIENPYSSIPAKIIAVMSSVFVLISIVGMTLSTVEEMQHKSSKNYLEQTETICAIFFTLEYLMRLISTSSFQQFLRAAFSAIDLVAIMPFYIQILFENLGEGDTEYHEELHKMRSVGKLGKVLKLIKLMRIFRILKLARHSTGLRAFGFTIRQCYQQVCCLFLFIAMGVFTFSALMHSVEHDVPGTDFTSIPVTWWWAAVSLSTVGYGDTVPDTVLGRMVAFACISFGIILNGMPISILYNKFSDYYAKLKSHESEATKSLKLTRKLRLKERAWQKFLVSCCPEDYLSCPPAAGHPSGQHFVPQSGHLEYPVIHQPQHGHQPLRSAPHSPCSHSYRCHHSSSPYRGQHAHLAIPPLLLSRSGSPTPQPSPRPSSQARHSVL, translated from the exons ATGAGGCAAGCCACGAAGAGGCGCTTGAGCCTCTCGGCCAACATGAAAATCGGGGACATTTGCAAAGGTTGCCAGGACCCCGACAAGGAGGAAGTGTACATCCCCTTTGCCCAGGAACATCTGGTGAAGCGATGGGGTTCGCTAACCAACTTAGCCGATCAGAAGCAGGAGGGAATCAACATCCCACCCCGGCGGAACCGATTTGTCCTCAACCTCAACGTTGGGGGGAAATGTTTCCAGGTCGCCTGTAAGATGGCTGCTAAGTACCCAAAGACAAGGATTGGCCAGCTGGCCCTGTCCAAGGACCATACGAAGAAAATGGAACTTTGCGACGACTACTCGGTGCTGAAGAATGAATACTTCTTTGACCGTGACCCGCTCATGTTCCACTACGTCTTCCACTTCTACCGTAGTGGGGTTATGTGGGTCCTGGAAGAGTTCTGCCCATCCAACTTCGTCGACGAGATCGAGTACTGGGGCATCCACATCAAATACACCCAGAGGTGCTGCCGCATCCTCTTCGAGGAGAAACAGGACGAGCTGGCCGACTACCTCAAAATCCAACGGGAGTTGGAAGCGGAGCTGGAGCCGCTGAGAAAGGGGGAGCACTTTGATGGGAAATGCATGGGCAAGTTCCGCAAGGCAGTCTGGAACCTGATCGAGAACCCGTACTCCTCCATCCCTGCCAAGATCATTGCCGTCATGTCCAGCGTATTTGTCCTCATCTCCATCGTCGGGATGACACTGAGCACTGTCGAGGAGATGCAGCACAAGAGCAGCAAGAATTACTTGGAGCAAACGGAGACCATCTGTGCCATCTTCTTCACCCTGGAGTACCTCATGCGCCTCATTTCCACCTCCAGCTTCCAGCAATTCCTGCGGGCGGCGTTCAGCGCCATTGACCTGGTGGCCATCATGCCCTTCTATATCCAGATACTCTTTGAGAACCTGGGCGAGGGGGACACGGAGTACCACGAGGAGCTGCACAAGATGCGCAGCGTGGGCAAGCTGGGGAAGGTGCTCAAGCTGATCAAGCTGATGCGCATCTTTCGCATCCTCAAGCTGGCCCGCCACTCCACGGGCCTGAGGGCCTTCGGCTTCACCATCCGGCAGTGCTACCAGCAGGTCTGctgcctcttcctcttcattGCCATGGGCGTCTTCACCTTCTCTGCCCTGATGCATTCGGTGGAACACGATGTCCCAGGCACGGACTTCACCAGCATCCCTGTGACCTGGTGGTGGGCTGCG GTCAGCCTCTCCACCGTGGGCTACGGGGACACTGTGCCGGACACTGTGCTGGGCAGGATGGTGGCCTTTGCGTGCATCTCTTTTGGCATCATCCTCAATGGGATGCCCATCTCCATCCTCTACAACAAGTTCTCTGACTATTACGCCAAGCTCAAGTCCCACGAGTCTGAGGCCACCAAGTCGCTCAAGCTGACTCGGAAGCTCCGCCTGAAGGAAAGAGCTTGGCAGAAGTTCCTGGTGAGTTGCTGCCCAGAGGACTACCTCTCCTGCCCGCCGGCAGCAGGTCACCCCAGCGGCCAACATTTTGTGCCTCAGTCTGGCCACCTGGAATACCCGGTTATCCACCAGCCACAGCACGGTCACCAGCCACTGCGTTCTGCTCCTCATTCCCCCTGTTCTCATAGCTACCGCTGTCACCACTCTTCTTCCCCCTACAGGGGTCAGCATGCCCACCTGGCAATTCCCCCCCTGCTCCTATCACGATCTGGCTCTCCTACCCCTCAGCCGTCACCCCGCCCATCGTCACAAGCAAGACACTCTGTCTTGTAA
- the ZNF648 gene encoding zinc finger protein 648 produces MMEMYGVRVAEKDACSTTITNSAADCINDKPILLLEIEEVNPPPSNLSGILPASSDEPDLPLVLPCSEDENSVSTSAKMSTYCRKWRLARNGVYVPSTTCNYLCECKDLELWSSGHSSHLQGGLKEEEENFIILVDSLDDENLPPRLSQVLPYHCERCGKSFQDLCRLEEHKKKYAAGCSYWCPVCGKEFFRSANLRMHRLTHSTDRPHKCPECDKGFIRTADVWRHLHSFHKISRSGVVLGDANVKNPWSVLYQSQVQSRNPGQVGGATRNPREGSSKHYQCPVCCKVFSKASLLSRHKLSHKKEKPNQCHQCGMTFVQLARLKKHQQTHTGERPFLCKECGSAFARLASLRRHQRTHTGEKPYSCAYCGQSFAESGTLRRHEGIHKVVQP; encoded by the coding sequence ATGATGGAAATGTATGGGGTTCGTGTGGCTGAAAAGGATGCCTGCAGTACCACAATAACCAATTCAGCTGCTGATTGTATAAATGATAAGCCCATCCTACTGCTAGAGATAGAGGAAGTCAACCCGCCCCCTTCCAATCTCAGTGGCATCCTTCCTGCATCTTCAGATGAACCGGATCTTCCTCTAGTTCTGCCCTGTTCAGAAGATGAAAATTCTGTGAGCACATCTGCAAAAATGTCAACCTACTGCCGAAAATGGAGGTTGGCCAGAAATGGTGTCTATGTCCCAAGCACCACTTGTAATTACCTTTGTGAATGTAAGGATCTGGAACTCTGGTCATCTGGGCATTCCTCACATCTTCAGGGAGGtctgaaggaagaggaggagaacttCATCATCCTTGTTGACTCTCTTGATGATGAGAATCTGCCGCCTCGGCTGAGCCAAGTTTTGCCTTACCACTgtgagaggtgtgggaaatcATTCCAAGACCTCTGTCGGTTAGAGGAGCACAAAAAGAAATACGCCGCTGGATGTTCGTATTGGTGCCCAGTCTGTGGCAAAGAGTTTTTCCGCTCCGCTAACTTACGGATGCACCGACTGACCCATTCCACAGACAGACCACACAAGTGCCCAGAATGTGACAAGGGTTTCATCCGCACCGCTGATGTCTGGAGACATCTCCACAGCTTTCACAAGATCAGTCGCTCCGGTGTTGTTCTGGGAGATGCTAATGTCAAGAACCCTTGGTCTGTTCTGTATCAGAGCCAGGTTCAAAGCCGCAACCCTGGGCAGGTGGGCGGTGCCACCCGAAACCCCAGAGAAGGTAGTTCCAAGCACTACCAATGCCCAGTATGCTGCAAAGTTTTTAGTAAAGCCAGTTTGCTTTCCAGGCACAAGCTAAGCCACAAAAAGGAAAAGCCGAACCAGTGTCACCAATGCGGCATGACTTTTGTTCAACTGGCGAGGCTGAAAAAGCATCAGCAGACACACACTGGTGAGCGCCCTTTCCTCTGCAAAGAATGTGGCAGTGCCTTTGCGCGCCTTGCTTCACTGCGCCGCCATCAGCGTACCCATACAGGAGAAAAACCTTACTCTTGTGCCTACTGTGGCCAGTCTTTTGCTGAATCAGGCACCTTAAGGAGGCATGAAGGAATTCACAAAGTAGTTCAGCCATAG